A genome region from Hevea brasiliensis isolate MT/VB/25A 57/8 chromosome 7, ASM3005281v1, whole genome shotgun sequence includes the following:
- the LOC131181708 gene encoding germin-like protein subfamily 1 member 13 isoform X1 yields the protein MKGGHFLVAFVLLALSSSFAFAFDPSPLQDFCVAINDPKDGVFVNGKFCRDPMLATANDFSFSGLNIPGNTSNQVGSNVTLLNVDKIPGLNTLGISVARIDFAPYGGLNPPHIHPRATEILVVLEGTLYVGFVTSNPNRLITKVLNAGDVFVFPIGLIHFQFNIGNTNAVAIAGLSSQNPGVITIANAVFGSNPPINPDVLAKAFQLDKNVVNYLQKQFWVNNH from the exons ATGAAAGGAGGTCATTTCCTTGTAGCTTTTGTTCTACTGGCTTTGTCATCCTCCTTTGCCTTTGCCTTCGACCCTAGTCCTCTTCAAGACTTTTGTGTTGCCATCAATGACCCCAAGGATGGTG TGTTCGTAAATGGAAAGTTCTGCAGAGACCCAATGCTTGCAACGGCAAACGATTTCTCTTTTTCGGGTCTCAACATCCCAGGAAATACATCAAATCAAGTTGGATCAAATGTAACTCTTTTAAATGTTGACAAAATACCAGGGCTCAACACTCTTGGTATATCTGTCGCTCGTATCGACTTTGCGCCATACGGAGGCCTAAACCCACCACACATTCATCCTCGTGCCACTGAGATTCTAGTAGTCCTGGAAGGCACCCTGTATGTTGGTTTTGTTACATCAAACCCCAATCGCCTCATTACCAAAGTTCTAAATGCAGGAGATGTTTTTGtgtttccaattggtctcattcaCTTTCAATTCAACATTGGAAATACTAATGCAGTTGCTATTGCTGGACTGAGCAGCCAAAATCCAGGAGTCATCACAATTGCAAATGCAGTGTTTGGATCTAATCCACCAATTAACCCTGACGTTCTGGCTAAGGCATTCCAATTGGACAAGAACGTGGTTAACTATCTTCAGAAACAGTTCTGGGTCAACAACCATTAG
- the LOC131181708 gene encoding germin-like protein subfamily 1 member 16 isoform X2 codes for MKGGHFLVAFVLLALSSSFAFAFDPSPLQDFCVAINDPKDVFVNGKFCRDPMLATANDFSFSGLNIPGNTSNQVGSNVTLLNVDKIPGLNTLGISVARIDFAPYGGLNPPHIHPRATEILVVLEGTLYVGFVTSNPNRLITKVLNAGDVFVFPIGLIHFQFNIGNTNAVAIAGLSSQNPGVITIANAVFGSNPPINPDVLAKAFQLDKNVVNYLQKQFWVNNH; via the exons ATGAAAGGAGGTCATTTCCTTGTAGCTTTTGTTCTACTGGCTTTGTCATCCTCCTTTGCCTTTGCCTTCGACCCTAGTCCTCTTCAAGACTTTTGTGTTGCCATCAATGACCCCAAGGATG TGTTCGTAAATGGAAAGTTCTGCAGAGACCCAATGCTTGCAACGGCAAACGATTTCTCTTTTTCGGGTCTCAACATCCCAGGAAATACATCAAATCAAGTTGGATCAAATGTAACTCTTTTAAATGTTGACAAAATACCAGGGCTCAACACTCTTGGTATATCTGTCGCTCGTATCGACTTTGCGCCATACGGAGGCCTAAACCCACCACACATTCATCCTCGTGCCACTGAGATTCTAGTAGTCCTGGAAGGCACCCTGTATGTTGGTTTTGTTACATCAAACCCCAATCGCCTCATTACCAAAGTTCTAAATGCAGGAGATGTTTTTGtgtttccaattggtctcattcaCTTTCAATTCAACATTGGAAATACTAATGCAGTTGCTATTGCTGGACTGAGCAGCCAAAATCCAGGAGTCATCACAATTGCAAATGCAGTGTTTGGATCTAATCCACCAATTAACCCTGACGTTCTGGCTAAGGCATTCCAATTGGACAAGAACGTGGTTAACTATCTTCAGAAACAGTTCTGGGTCAACAACCATTAG
- the LOC110644241 gene encoding germin-like protein subfamily 1 member 17 produces MKGAHFLVAFVLALSSSSAFAFDPSPLQDFCVANNDPKDGVFVNGKFCRDPMLATANDFSFSGLNIPRNTSNQVGSNVTLLNVDKIPGLNTLGISIARIDFAPYGGLNPPHIHPRATEILVVLEGTLYVGFVTSNPNRLITKVLNAGDVFVFPIGLIHFQFNIGNTNAVAIAGLSSQNPGVITIANAVFGSNPPINPDVLAKAFQLDKNVVNYLEKQFWVNNQ; encoded by the exons ATGAAAGGAGCTCATTTCCTTGTGGCTTTTGTCCTGGCTTTGTCTTCCTCCTCCGCCTTTGCCTTCGACCCTAGTCCTCTTCAAGACTTTTGTGTTGCCAACAATGATCCCAAGGATGGTG TGTTCGTGAATGGAAAGTTCTGCAGAGACCCGATGCTTGCAACAGCAAACGATTTCTCCTTTTCGGGTCTCAACATCCCAAGAAATACATCAAATCAAGTCGGATCAAATGTAACTCTTTTGAATGTTGACAAAATACCAGGACTCAACACTCTTGGTATATCTATAGCTCGTATTGACTTTGCGCCATACGGAGGCCTAAACCCACCACACATTCATCCTCGTGCCACTGAGATTCTAGTAGTACTGGAAGGCACCCTGTATGTGGGTTTTGTCACATCAAACCCCAATCGCCTCATTACCAAAGTTCTAAATGCGGGAGATGTTTTTGtgtttccaattggtctcattcaCTTTCAATTCAACATTGGAAATACTAATGCAGTTGCTATTGCTGGACTGAGCAGCCAAAATCCAGGAGTCATTACAATTGCAAATGCAGTGTTTGGATCCAATCCACCAATTAACCCTGATGTTCTGGCCAAGGCATTCCAATTGGACAAGAATGTGGTGAACTATCTTGAGAAACAATTCTGGGTCAACAACCAATAG